A stretch of DNA from Alicyclobacillus acidocaldarius subsp. acidocaldarius Tc-4-1:
CACGGCGTGACTGGCATTCGCATGGATACTGTGGTATAGTGTTGACCGTGTGCGCAACACGATGAACTGCACCGCGGATCAGGAACCTCCGGCCTGTTCTTCGATGCAGCGATTCCATGTTCAAGGAGGATCATCATGCTCGAAGCGGACAAGAAGAAGGAAATTATTGCGAAATATCAGTTGCATGATCTCGACACGGGTTCGCCGGAAGTGCAGATTGCGCTTCTGACGGAGCGCATCAATTCGCTGACGGAGCACTTCCGCGTTCACAAGAAGGACCATCACTCGCGCCGCGGCCTTTACAAACTGATTGGCCGCCGCCGCAACCTGTTGAACTACTTGCGGAAGAAGGACATCAACCGGTACCGGCAGTTGATTGAATCCCTCGGATTGCGCCACTGAGACGAGGCGGGCTTCGGCCCGCTTCTTTTGCATGTGGCGTGGAACCCCCGTTTGTACATAGGAAGGCACGCGGCATCCGGCCGCTTGAGAGGGTAGGAGGTAGGAGATCCATGGTGGTTCGCCATGAGTTTGAAGTGGCGGGCCGGCGTTTTGTCCTGGAGACTGGGAAACTGGCTCGACAGGCGACGGCGGCGGTCCACGTTCAGTACGGTGAAACGGTGGTGTTGGCCACAGTCACCGCTTCCAAAGAGCCGAAGGAGCTCGACTTTTTCCCGCTCACCGTGAACTACGAAGAACGACTTTACGCGGTCGGGAAAATTCCCGGCGGCTTCATCAAGCGCGAGGGGCGGCCGAGTGAGCACGCGATTCTCGCGTCGCGCCTCATTGACCGCCCCATCCGGCCGCTGTTTCCAGAAGGATTCCGCAACGACGTGCAGATCGTCGATCTCGTCCTCTCCGTCGACCAAGACTGTGCGCCGGAAATCGCGGCGATGATCGGAACATCGGCGTCGCTCACCATTTCGGACATTCCCTTTAACGGGCCCATCGGCGGCGTCATTGTGGGGCTCGTGGATGGACAATTTGTCATCAACCCCACCGTCGAACAGTCCGAAAAGAGCGACCTGCATCTCGTCGTCGCCGGCACGAAAGACGCCATCGTGATGGTGGAGGCAGGAGCCAACCAAGTGCCGGAAGAGATTGTGCTCGAGGCCATCCTGTATGGTCACCAGGTCATTCAGACCATCTGCGACGAGATCAACGCGTTTGCGGCAAAGGTCGGCGTCAAGAAGCGCGAGGTCGAACTGCACAAGGTGGATCCGGAGCTGGAGGCCGCAGTGCGCGCGTACGCCACGGAGAAAGTGAGCGTGGCGGTTCGGAATCCGGACAAGCTCGCGCGCGAAGAGGCGCTCGCGAATCTGAACGCCGAAGTCCTAGAGCACTTCAAGGAGACGTTCCCCGAGAAGGAGGCGGACATCGCCGAGGTCATGCACACCATCCTCAAGGAGCGGGTGCGCGAGGCCATTCTGCGGGAAGGCATCCGCCCAGACGGCCGGCGCCTAGACGAAATTCGCCCCATCTCGTGCGAGGTGGGCCTTTTGCCGAGGACGCACGGATCGGCGCTGTTCACGCGCGGTCAGACGCAGGCGCTGTCGGTGTGCACCCTGGGTTCCATGGGCGATGAGCAGTTGCTTGACGGGCTCGAGATAGAGAAGTCCAACCGATACATGCACCATTACAACTTCCCGCCGTTTAGCGTCGGGGAGGCGAAGCCGTTGCGCGCGCCGAGCCGGCGGGACATCGGCCACGGGGCGCTCGGCGAGCGCGCGCTCGATCCCGTCATTCCCTCGCCCGAGGAGTTTCCGTACGCCATCCGCGTGGTATCGGAGATCCTCGAGTCGAACGGTTCCACGTCCCAGGCGAGCATCTGCGGCAGCACCATGGCGCTGATGGACGCGGGTGTGCCCATCAAGGCGCCAGTGGCCGGGATCGCGATGGGACTTGTAAAGGAAGGCGATCAGGTCGCCATTTTGAGCGACATCCAGGGCATCGAGGATCATCTGGGCGACATGGATTTCAAAGTCGCCGGCACGGAGCGGGGCGTGACTGCGCTGCAGATGGACATCAAGATCAGCGGCATTGACCGGTCCATTCTGGAGCGCGCGTTGAAGCAGGCGCGCGAAGGTCGGATGTACATCTTGAGCAAGATGATGGAGGCCATTTCCGAGCCCCGCGCTGACCTGTCGAAATTCGCGCCGAGGGTCATCACGGTCAAGATCCATCCCGATAAAATCCGCGATGTCATCGGCCCGGGTGGGCGCGTGATCAACAAAATCATCGAGGAGACGGGCGTCAAAATCGACATCGAGCAAGACGGCCGCGTGTACATTCACAGCACCGACGCCGAGCAGGCGAATCGGGCCCGGGAGATGGTCGAGAACATCGTCCGCGACGTCGAGATCGGTGCCACGTACACGGGGAAAGTCACCCGCGTCGAGAAGTACGGGGCGTTTGTTGAGATTCTCCCTGGCAAAGAGGGGCTTGTGCATATCTCGCAGCTCGACCTGAACCGCGTTGCGAAGGTGGAGGACGTCTGCCAGGTCGGCGACACGCTCACGGTGAAGGTCACCGAGATCGACAACCAGGGTCGAATCAACCTATCGCGCAAAGAGGTGTTGAAGGCCATGCAGCCGCCTGCACCGCCTCAGCCGCCGCGTCCGTCGAGCGGTCCGGGGCGCGGTCCGCAGGGCGGACATGGGCGGCGGGATCACGGCCACAGCGCCGGGCCGAAGGCTGCGCCAAGAAGGACCCATCCGTGATTGACCCCTCGCTTGTGGAGGCATCCTAATCCGCGTGGAATGCGGATGGAGGGATGCCTGATGAAGCCAAGGCAGATGGCCCTTAGTGTATGCGCGGGTGCATGCATTTGGACGTTCGGCGCCTTGTTCTGGACACGCGCGGACGTTGCACCCCAACCGGCGCCCGCCTCGTCGGTGCGCGTGTGGGAGGAGGTGAGCCGCGCGTGGGCGAATCCTCCTGTGGATGCCCGGCGAGACCGCGTGTGGCACAACATTCCGGGCCTGTCCGGCTTTTCCCTCGATGCGGCGGCGAGCGAGCGTGAGACGGCGCGGTTCCACGACGGCGCGCTTCACCTCGTGTGGCGGGTGGTGCCGCCGAAGGTGCGGCTCCGGGACCTCCCGCCTGATGTGATCTATCGCGGTCCGAGGGAGGAAAAGTCTGTCGCCCTCATGGTGAACGTGTCCTGGGGCGAGGCGTACGTTCCGAGGATGCTTCAGATCTTGCGGGACGCGCACGTGAAGGCGACGTTCTTTGTCGACGGCGCCTGGGCGAAGAAGTTTCCCCATCTCGTCCGCGCCATGGCTCGAGACGGGCACGCCGTGGAATCCCACGGATACGGACACCCGGACTTTCGGCGGCTGAACGACGCGAAGCTGGCGGCGCAGATCGACGAAACGAACCGAATACTCGCGGCCATCACGGGCAGAGCGCCGCGGCTCATCGCGCCGCCCGCCGGCTCGTACAATGCTCGC
This window harbors:
- a CDS encoding polyribonucleotide nucleotidyltransferase, translated to MVVRHEFEVAGRRFVLETGKLARQATAAVHVQYGETVVLATVTASKEPKELDFFPLTVNYEERLYAVGKIPGGFIKREGRPSEHAILASRLIDRPIRPLFPEGFRNDVQIVDLVLSVDQDCAPEIAAMIGTSASLTISDIPFNGPIGGVIVGLVDGQFVINPTVEQSEKSDLHLVVAGTKDAIVMVEAGANQVPEEIVLEAILYGHQVIQTICDEINAFAAKVGVKKREVELHKVDPELEAAVRAYATEKVSVAVRNPDKLAREEALANLNAEVLEHFKETFPEKEADIAEVMHTILKERVREAILREGIRPDGRRLDEIRPISCEVGLLPRTHGSALFTRGQTQALSVCTLGSMGDEQLLDGLEIEKSNRYMHHYNFPPFSVGEAKPLRAPSRRDIGHGALGERALDPVIPSPEEFPYAIRVVSEILESNGSTSQASICGSTMALMDAGVPIKAPVAGIAMGLVKEGDQVAILSDIQGIEDHLGDMDFKVAGTERGVTALQMDIKISGIDRSILERALKQAREGRMYILSKMMEAISEPRADLSKFAPRVITVKIHPDKIRDVIGPGGRVINKIIEETGVKIDIEQDGRVYIHSTDAEQANRAREMVENIVRDVEIGATYTGKVTRVEKYGAFVEILPGKEGLVHISQLDLNRVAKVEDVCQVGDTLTVKVTEIDNQGRINLSRKEVLKAMQPPAPPQPPRPSSGPGRGPQGGHGRRDHGHSAGPKAAPRRTHP
- the rpsO gene encoding 30S ribosomal protein S15; the encoded protein is MLEADKKKEIIAKYQLHDLDTGSPEVQIALLTERINSLTEHFRVHKKDHHSRRGLYKLIGRRRNLLNYLRKKDINRYRQLIESLGLRH
- a CDS encoding polysaccharide deacetylase family protein, with translation MKPRQMALSVCAGACIWTFGALFWTRADVAPQPAPASSVRVWEEVSRAWANPPVDARRDRVWHNIPGLSGFSLDAAASERETARFHDGALHLVWRVVPPKVRLRDLPPDVIYRGPREEKSVALMVNVSWGEAYVPRMLQILRDAHVKATFFVDGAWAKKFPHLVRAMARDGHAVESHGYGHPDFRRLNDAKLAAQIDETNRILAAITGRAPRLIAPPAGSYNARLAPLAKSRGMYVILWTADTVDWRNPPPSDIVARVQRGAEPGALVLMHPTASTVEALPAVIRWLEARGYRMKTVEDVIDERPAVTPPTVLARETIRS